From the genome of Flavobacterium ovatum, one region includes:
- a CDS encoding PAS domain S-box protein yields MNIRNEFRFSNDIVHKGNSLTIAINRNKEVVFCSNSILPLLGYSSNEVMGLKFLELTNSIEFIDEMFRSTSLDNKLFLKNVKCKDDSFKYIQWNCQKHSEDLFIIVGQDVTEQITIQKSYKNLVETANDIIFELDRFGNYIFINKYSEVLTGYSLKELFNCNFKKLIRHDYKDTVDNFYKHPTDDMISYPVLEFPFIKKDGEEIWVSQNVAINRNESGKIIGFFGIARDITFIKNNEKEKSLQNIKNQKYSSALKVFTEKCYSPTEDLNTKLKIILELTSQTANVERVSYWVYNHTQIDCLYLYKKKEKSFTKESPIIKSKYPNYFSIIEKKLQVVASDVYTTQIPFEFCNDYFPKNKIVSLLDTPVIIDGELKGIICFESTEKIHNWDNLDINFARSVSDIVAIVFESKIRIDVEEKLRHKSNLLAAMTLCTEKFLISKDIDDIFSNILILMGKSTKANRAYYYTSNLKNKTISQKYRWINNNSTLTDNNPNLQNLPFEYFEELLEPLLENKIYRATVSEIENSSLKNKLQNLEVISLILFPVFVKNEFHGFLGFDDTSIERSWSEDEINILQTLARHISASLERIDSETVIYESEEKFRLLANNIPGTVYLSENDHNFTKIYLNDEITKLTGYNKTDFLEKRIAFTDLIHPDDVKDVLRESTNKLAKSEAFHFSYRIIKKNKEIAWVEEFGDTVIKNGEIAYIEGIMLDITKRKEAEKALERQKYAEAANIAKSEFLANMSHEIRTPLNGIIGFTDLLMKTQLSDNQLKHMVTVNQSAISLLGIVNDILDFSKIEAGKLELYIEKTEIKELLIQIIDLISYESNLKKLDLQLQLAPDVPKYFWIDVVRVKQILINLLSNAVKFTNKGFVKLEIINLSEISDSQNQIRFAVIDSGIGILEKNKKRIFNAFSQEDNSTTKKFGGTGLGLTISNKLLSLMNSQLEVKSEINKGSTFYFDLEIKTSNQNAKTDLILINEIENDYLNSLSELKNNKPTIMLVEDNKINMLLLKTILKNIIPKALIFEVQNGLECIEQFETISPDIIFMDIQMPIMNGYEATKTIRQLPLGKNTPIIAITAGAEKEEKDKCLSVGMNDYIAKPIVKGIIEEKLAFWLS; encoded by the coding sequence TTGAATATTAGAAATGAATTTCGATTTTCTAATGATATTGTTCACAAAGGAAATTCCTTAACTATTGCAATCAATCGAAATAAAGAAGTTGTATTTTGTAGTAATAGTATACTTCCTTTATTAGGGTACAGTAGTAATGAAGTAATGGGGCTAAAATTTTTAGAGCTAACAAACAGTATTGAATTTATTGATGAAATGTTCCGTTCAACTTCTTTAGACAATAAATTATTTCTCAAAAATGTAAAATGCAAAGACGATAGTTTCAAGTACATACAATGGAATTGCCAAAAACATTCTGAGGATTTATTTATTATTGTAGGGCAAGATGTTACAGAACAAATTACGATTCAAAAATCATATAAAAATCTAGTTGAAACCGCTAATGACATCATTTTTGAATTAGACCGTTTTGGTAATTATATTTTTATCAATAAATACTCAGAAGTCCTAACAGGCTACAGTTTAAAAGAATTATTTAATTGTAATTTTAAAAAATTAATTCGTCACGATTATAAAGATACCGTTGATAACTTCTACAAGCATCCAACAGATGATATGATTAGTTATCCTGTATTAGAATTTCCTTTTATAAAAAAAGATGGAGAGGAAATTTGGGTCTCCCAAAATGTGGCGATTAACCGCAATGAATCTGGCAAAATCATTGGCTTTTTTGGAATTGCTCGTGATATTACTTTCATTAAAAATAATGAAAAAGAAAAAAGTCTCCAAAATATTAAGAATCAAAAATACAGCTCTGCTCTTAAAGTTTTCACTGAAAAATGTTATTCTCCCACTGAAGATTTAAACACGAAATTAAAAATAATATTAGAACTAACATCTCAAACAGCTAATGTTGAAAGAGTCAGTTACTGGGTCTATAATCATACTCAAATCGATTGCTTATATCTTTATAAGAAAAAAGAAAAAAGTTTCACGAAGGAATCTCCCATTATCAAAAGTAAGTACCCAAACTACTTTTCGATTATTGAAAAAAAACTACAAGTAGTAGCTTCAGATGTCTATACGACTCAAATACCTTTTGAATTTTGTAATGATTACTTTCCTAAAAATAAAATTGTCTCATTATTAGACACCCCAGTTATTATTGATGGAGAATTAAAAGGAATTATTTGTTTTGAATCAACTGAAAAAATTCACAATTGGGATAATCTTGATATTAATTTTGCTCGTTCTGTATCTGATATAGTCGCGATTGTTTTTGAATCAAAAATAAGGATTGATGTTGAAGAAAAATTAAGACATAAAAGTAATCTGCTAGCTGCGATGACCCTTTGTACTGAGAAATTTCTAATCAGCAAGGACATTGACGATATTTTTTCAAATATTCTGATTTTAATGGGTAAATCGACAAAAGCTAATCGTGCTTACTATTATACCTCAAATCTAAAGAACAAAACCATCAGTCAAAAATACCGATGGATTAACAATAATTCTACTTTAACGGATAACAACCCTAACTTACAAAACCTTCCTTTTGAATATTTTGAAGAATTATTAGAACCTCTGTTAGAGAATAAAATTTACAGGGCCACAGTATCTGAAATTGAAAACAGTTCCCTTAAAAACAAACTGCAAAATTTAGAGGTCATTTCATTGATTCTTTTTCCTGTTTTTGTTAAAAATGAATTTCATGGTTTCTTAGGTTTTGACGATACTTCTATAGAAAGGTCTTGGTCTGAGGACGAAATCAATATCTTGCAAACACTAGCTAGACATATTTCAGCTTCATTAGAACGAATAGATTCCGAAACTGTTATTTATGAGAGTGAAGAAAAATTCAGATTATTAGCCAATAATATACCAGGGACAGTATATCTTTCAGAAAACGATCATAACTTCACTAAAATTTATCTAAATGATGAAATAACAAAATTAACGGGCTATAACAAAACTGATTTCCTAGAAAAAAGAATTGCCTTTACGGACTTAATTCATCCTGATGATGTTAAGGACGTATTGCGTGAATCTACTAATAAATTAGCTAAATCAGAAGCTTTTCATTTTAGTTATCGAATCATTAAGAAAAACAAAGAAATTGCTTGGGTAGAAGAATTTGGTGATACCGTGATCAAAAACGGTGAAATTGCTTATATCGAAGGAATTATGCTAGACATAACCAAAAGAAAAGAAGCAGAAAAGGCTTTAGAAAGACAGAAATATGCCGAGGCAGCCAATATAGCCAAATCCGAATTTCTAGCTAATATGAGCCATGAAATCCGAACTCCTCTCAATGGTATCATAGGCTTTACGGATTTATTAATGAAGACCCAACTAAGTGACAACCAACTCAAGCACATGGTTACGGTCAATCAATCTGCAATTTCACTATTAGGAATTGTAAATGATATCTTGGATTTCTCCAAAATTGAAGCCGGAAAACTCGAATTATATATTGAAAAAACGGAAATTAAAGAGTTACTCATTCAAATTATTGATTTAATATCCTATGAGTCCAATCTAAAAAAACTCGATTTACAACTCCAATTAGCGCCAGATGTTCCTAAATATTTTTGGATTGATGTGGTACGAGTGAAACAAATATTAATTAACCTTTTGTCAAATGCTGTAAAATTCACCAATAAAGGTTTTGTTAAATTGGAAATAATCAATCTCAGTGAAATTTCAGATTCTCAAAATCAAATTCGTTTTGCAGTAATAGATTCTGGAATTGGAATTTTAGAAAAAAATAAAAAACGTATTTTCAATGCCTTCTCACAAGAAGATAATTCTACCACCAAAAAATTTGGAGGTACTGGATTAGGACTTACCATTTCAAACAAACTACTAAGTTTGATGAATAGTCAATTAGAAGTGAAAAGCGAAATCAATAAGGGAAGTACCTTTTATTTTGATTTAGAAATAAAAACCTCTAATCAAAATGCAAAAACCGATCTTATTCTTATAAATGAAATTGAAAATGATTATTTAAATAGTTTATCAGAACTCAAAAATAATAAACCAACCATAATGCTTGTTGAAGATAACAAAATCAACATGCTCTTGCTAAAAACAATTCTAAAAAATATTATTCCAAAAGCTTTAATTTTCGAAGTTCAAAATGGTTTAGAATGCATTGAACAGTTTGAAACAATAAGTCCAGATATTATTTTTATGGACATTCAAATGCCTATAATGAATGGATATGAGGCAACCAAAACCATCCGTCAACTTCCATTAGGAAAAAATACTCCAATTATTGCCATTACAGCTGGTGCCGAGAAAGAAGAAAAAGACAAATGCCTCTCTGTAGGGATGAATGATTATATTGCAAAACCAATAGTAAAAGGAATTATTGAAGAAAAATTAGCCTTCTGGTTAAGTTAA
- a CDS encoding neutral zinc metallopeptidase produces MKWKGRRQSDNVEDRRGMSGGGKAVVGGGIIGIVILLLNVFGGENAQMITPILEQMNQGQSAPTEQRDLTAAEIEEQQFVKTILADSEDVWSKVFAENNITYKKPKIILFAGGVNTACGSATSASGPFYCPGDQKIYMDLAFFEELKTKFGAQGGDFATAYVIAHEIGHHVQTLLGTSAKMREMQQGKSKTEANKLSVALELQADFYAGLWTHYNQKMNHVLEVGDIEEALSAAHAVGDDAIQAKMQGHIVPESFTHGTSEQRKYWFMKGYNSGDIQQGNTFAEIR; encoded by the coding sequence ATGAAATGGAAAGGTAGAAGACAAAGTGACAATGTTGAAGATAGAAGAGGAATGTCAGGCGGTGGAAAAGCCGTTGTAGGTGGTGGAATTATTGGAATTGTCATTTTATTATTAAATGTTTTTGGTGGTGAAAACGCCCAAATGATTACTCCCATCCTAGAGCAAATGAATCAAGGTCAATCTGCTCCTACTGAACAACGGGACTTAACTGCAGCTGAAATCGAAGAGCAACAATTTGTAAAAACCATTCTGGCAGATAGTGAAGATGTTTGGTCCAAAGTATTTGCCGAAAATAATATTACCTACAAAAAACCAAAAATAATCCTATTTGCAGGAGGCGTAAATACAGCTTGTGGATCTGCAACCTCTGCATCTGGTCCATTTTACTGTCCTGGAGATCAAAAAATCTATATGGATTTAGCTTTTTTTGAAGAACTAAAAACCAAATTTGGCGCACAAGGTGGTGACTTTGCCACCGCTTATGTAATAGCGCACGAAATAGGTCATCACGTACAAACCTTACTAGGGACATCCGCTAAAATGAGAGAAATGCAACAAGGAAAAAGCAAAACCGAAGCTAACAAACTCTCCGTCGCTCTGGAACTACAAGCCGATTTTTATGCCGGTTTATGGACACATTATAACCAAAAAATGAATCATGTTTTAGAGGTTGGCGATATTGAAGAAGCCTTGAGTGCTGCTCATGCCGTAGGTGATGATGCCATTCAAGCCAAAATGCAAGGACATATCGTTCCGGAATCCTTTACGCACGGAACCTCAGAACAACGCAAATATTGGTTTATGAAAGGTTACAATTCAGGCGATATTCAACAAGGAAATACCTTTGCCGAAATTCGATAG